The following proteins come from a genomic window of Candidatus Obscuribacter sp.:
- a CDS encoding VWA domain-containing protein — translation MHTFFNYSAAKSRSNPLRKLLLAGTVFSLALSTSPLPLQARSLVAAANNTAASPKSSSQTEVNRFGNDGSGTLTAMVAGTKKTIVCPLKDTKVTADISGYVARVTVKQKFVNPSNSKIEAVYTFPLSENSAVDEMTMKIGDRTISGTIKKREEARAIYEQARNDGYVASLLDQERTNIFTQSVANIEPGKEIEITIKYIETLPYESGKYTFAFPTVVGPRFVPGQAVTGGPQGSGFSNNTNQVPDASLITPMPTLGGSRAGHNISIDVHLNGGMAVSDVKSALHQIDTKTIDANKMDISLTDKETIPNKDFVLTWQVAQDSLKSGYLTYKEAAEKEGFFTLMLMPPKRVTKENVAPKEMIFVIDCSGSQSGAPLDKAKETMLYILDHMNDNDTFQIITFNNNVQTFADKPEVSSSEMKKKAKAFINSIQAQGGTWMAPAVEKACAMPNDSHRLRIVTFMTDGYVGNDYEILGMVKKYRGASRWFPFGTGNSVNRTLIDGISKEGGGEAEYVLLNSSAEEAGKKFYDRISSPVLTDVKLAFDGVDVKEVYPKEVSDVWAERPLYFKGKYTAPKAGTVTLTGFAQGKPYKQTIKVDFANQNLNNPGIPSLWARAKVDRLMSEDWFGAQQGTVNKEIKDEIVATALKHHIMTQYTSFVAVDNSRKTDGDKATKTDVPIEMPDGVSEQGVFGNKGDAPSITNMRQMRNPSKHGAMMGSTRGRRQYQIAKGGSPMAGGSGGSGAPGYGFASSADSSSFMAAPMASMPYPAPSVSRGSSGGSGAPMASPAPMPRPKIAEGKKQSLQNQIGGKDLKNSPATKSEVDALVDWKEAVNSQKPGDAEKAKEESGKSARDKIASELKAYIGNNGTAKVSKRGNKILVTIKLNNETLTKAQLAKLKALGAEFKDKNQSGKSRQIFIAPDKIESLSLLDFILSILLAPDLK, via the coding sequence ATGCATACATTTTTTAATTACAGCGCCGCCAAAAGCAGGTCAAATCCCCTGCGTAAGCTGCTTTTAGCAGGCACAGTCTTTAGCCTGGCGCTCTCCACCAGCCCACTGCCACTGCAAGCGCGCAGTCTGGTAGCAGCCGCCAACAACACTGCGGCAAGCCCCAAAAGCAGCTCCCAGACTGAGGTCAATCGCTTTGGCAATGACGGCAGCGGTACTCTCACAGCGATGGTAGCAGGGACAAAAAAAACAATTGTCTGCCCGCTCAAAGACACAAAAGTAACCGCCGATATCTCTGGTTATGTAGCCAGGGTCACTGTCAAACAAAAGTTTGTCAATCCAAGCAATAGCAAAATTGAGGCGGTCTATACATTTCCCCTGAGCGAAAACAGCGCAGTAGACGAAATGACCATGAAAATTGGCGATCGCACCATTAGCGGTACCATCAAAAAACGTGAAGAAGCCAGAGCAATCTACGAACAAGCCCGCAATGATGGCTATGTAGCATCACTACTGGACCAAGAGCGCACCAATATATTTACTCAGTCAGTGGCCAATATCGAGCCGGGCAAAGAGATAGAGATAACAATCAAATATATCGAGACTCTGCCCTATGAGAGCGGCAAATATACATTTGCCTTCCCCACAGTAGTGGGTCCGCGCTTTGTGCCAGGTCAGGCAGTGACGGGAGGACCACAGGGCAGTGGCTTTAGCAATAATACCAATCAAGTCCCTGATGCCTCTTTGATTACACCAATGCCCACACTCGGTGGTAGTAGAGCGGGACACAATATCTCTATCGATGTCCATCTCAATGGTGGCATGGCAGTATCCGATGTCAAATCAGCGCTGCACCAGATTGACACCAAAACAATCGACGCCAACAAAATGGATATCAGTCTCACAGACAAAGAGACCATCCCCAACAAAGACTTTGTCCTCACCTGGCAAGTCGCTCAAGATAGCCTCAAGAGTGGTTATCTTACATACAAAGAAGCGGCAGAAAAAGAAGGCTTTTTTACTTTGATGTTGATGCCACCAAAGCGTGTGACAAAAGAAAATGTCGCTCCTAAAGAAATGATCTTTGTCATTGACTGCTCGGGCTCACAAAGCGGAGCACCGCTCGATAAAGCAAAAGAGACGATGCTCTATATCCTTGATCATATGAATGACAATGATACTTTTCAGATAATCACCTTTAACAACAATGTCCAGACTTTTGCCGACAAACCAGAAGTCTCCAGCAGCGAGATGAAAAAGAAAGCCAAAGCTTTTATCAATAGTATCCAAGCCCAGGGCGGCACATGGATGGCACCAGCAGTCGAAAAAGCCTGCGCCATGCCCAACGACAGCCACCGTCTGCGCATAGTCACATTTATGACCGATGGCTATGTCGGCAACGACTACGAAATCCTCGGCATGGTCAAAAAATACAGAGGGGCTTCCCGCTGGTTTCCTTTTGGCACCGGCAATAGTGTCAACCGTACACTTATTGATGGTATCTCCAAAGAAGGCGGAGGCGAAGCAGAGTATGTGCTGCTCAACTCATCAGCCGAGGAAGCCGGTAAGAAATTTTATGACCGCATCTCAAGCCCGGTGTTGACCGATGTCAAACTGGCATTTGATGGAGTTGATGTAAAAGAGGTCTATCCCAAAGAAGTCTCAGATGTCTGGGCCGAAAGACCGCTCTATTTTAAAGGCAAGTACACAGCGCCAAAAGCAGGCACTGTCACTCTTACTGGCTTTGCCCAGGGTAAACCATACAAGCAAACTATAAAAGTAGACTTTGCCAACCAAAATCTAAACAACCCGGGCATACCATCTCTCTGGGCCAGAGCCAAAGTAGATAGACTGATGTCCGAGGACTGGTTTGGCGCACAGCAAGGCACAGTCAATAAAGAAATCAAAGACGAAATTGTAGCCACTGCTCTCAAGCACCACATCATGACTCAATACACATCCTTTGTGGCTGTGGACAACTCACGCAAGACTGATGGCGACAAAGCCACCAAAACAGACGTGCCAATTGAAATGCCTGATGGTGTAAGTGAACAGGGAGTATTTGGCAACAAAGGTGATGCACCCTCTATCACCAATATGCGCCAAATGCGCAACCCATCAAAGCACGGAGCTATGATGGGCTCAACAAGAGGTAGACGCCAATATCAAATCGCTAAGGGTGGCTCTCCCATGGCAGGAGGCAGCGGCGGTAGTGGTGCGCCTGGCTATGGCTTTGCCAGTAGTGCCGATAGCTCGTCATTTATGGCAGCGCCAATGGCTAGCATGCCGTATCCTGCACCAAGCGTCTCGAGGGGCAGTAGCGGTGGTAGCGGTGCGCCCATGGCCTCTCCAGCACCAATGCCCAGACCTAAAATTGCTGAAGGCAAAAAACAATCACTACAAAATCAGATAGGCGGCAAGGATCTAAAAAACAGCCCCGCTACAAAATCTGAAGTAGACGCTTTAGTGGACTGGAAGGAGGCAGTCAACAGCCAAAAGCCAGGCGATGCCGAAAAAGCCAAAGAAGAAAGCGGAAAGTCAGCCAGAGACAAAATTGCTTCTGAACTCAAAGCCTACATCGGCAATAACGGCACTGCCAAAGTTAGCAAACGCGGTAACAAAATCCTGGTCACAATTAAACTCAATAACGAGACTCTGACAAAGGCTCAACTAGCCAAACTCAAAGCACTTGGAGCTGAGTTTAAAGACAAAAATCAGAGCGGTAAATCTCGCCAGATATTTATCGCCCCAGACAAGATTGAGTCACTCAGTTTGTTGGATTTCATTTTGTCTATCTTGCTTGCACCGGACCTGAAGTAA
- a CDS encoding tetratricopeptide repeat protein, whose translation MSDRSALLKGKEHTSSSGRAGCFLSGILRARPLLSTLAVVTIGAGTLLLSGCAVMHRPASTYLINGNEYFKRGDYIKAEKEYREALVSDPKNPTAKNNLGVILNEQGRYDEAITVLTEAIALDNKNSIAHYVLSEALSKKSRFDDAFKEAKAATEYDATEPRAFCALAEAALGKGDIATAIDAYQNACRIESTNDQFHHKLAMVLGLADRLDEQIAEEREAIDLEPDNLDARIGLASALHKKGQKEEAIKELQVVLKKEPGNTEAKAILVRIK comes from the coding sequence ATGTCGGACCGGTCAGCATTGTTAAAAGGTAAAGAGCACACCAGCTCCTCTGGTCGTGCTGGATGCTTTTTGTCAGGCATTTTGAGGGCAAGACCTCTTTTGTCCACACTTGCTGTGGTCACCATTGGTGCCGGCACTCTGCTTTTGAGTGGCTGTGCAGTTATGCATAGACCGGCCAGCACATATCTGATTAACGGCAATGAGTATTTTAAAAGAGGCGACTACATCAAGGCCGAAAAAGAATATAGAGAAGCTCTAGTTAGCGATCCCAAAAACCCGACAGCTAAAAATAATCTTGGTGTCATCCTTAACGAGCAGGGCCGTTATGACGAAGCTATTACAGTTTTGACCGAAGCCATTGCTCTCGATAACAAAAACTCGATTGCTCACTATGTGCTGAGCGAAGCCCTATCTAAAAAGTCTCGCTTTGATGATGCCTTTAAAGAGGCTAAGGCTGCCACCGAATATGATGCTACCGAGCCGCGTGCATTTTGTGCACTGGCTGAGGCAGCTCTTGGTAAAGGTGACATTGCCACCGCCATTGATGCCTACCAAAACGCTTGCCGCATCGAGTCCACTAATGATCAATTTCACCATAAGTTAGCGATGGTGCTGGGTCTAGCCGATAGACTCGATGAGCAAATTGCTGAGGAGCGTGAGGCTATCGATTTGGAGCCTGACAATCTTGATGCTCGTATTGGACTGGCTAGTGCCTTACATAAAAAAGGGCAAAAAGAAGAAGCAATCAAAGAATTGCAAGTGGTCTTAAAAAAAGAACCAGGCAACACTGAAGCCAAAGCGATACTGGTGCGCATTAAATAG
- a CDS encoding tetratricopeptide repeat protein: MSNIKAGKTGQLNCALCVATVISLTFSAFVSSQPGHAKSAKQDSASESSKEDAKAGRAGSWRTNTQGAPSVEACRKRVAAKPDDAIAHNDLGWALRQNGDAKAGVEELKKAIALNDKMPEAHTNLSVCLIDLGKVDEALVEARKAVDLDQSKPVFHVNLGNALSATGDNKAAVEEYKLAIQQKPEYENAHYNLGRVLDLMGDSNEAGKALSQALRLDPEDSRVLKILDHIVK; encoded by the coding sequence ATGTCCAATATCAAGGCAGGCAAGACAGGTCAACTCAATTGCGCACTTTGCGTAGCCACAGTTATTTCACTCACATTCAGTGCTTTTGTCTCAAGTCAGCCAGGGCATGCTAAATCAGCCAAGCAAGATAGCGCTAGCGAATCATCTAAAGAAGATGCCAAAGCCGGTCGCGCTGGTAGCTGGCGGACCAATACCCAGGGTGCACCATCGGTAGAGGCATGTCGCAAGAGAGTGGCCGCCAAGCCCGACGATGCTATCGCTCACAATGACCTGGGCTGGGCTCTGCGTCAAAATGGTGACGCCAAAGCTGGTGTGGAAGAACTCAAAAAAGCTATTGCTCTAAATGACAAAATGCCCGAAGCTCACACTAACTTGAGTGTCTGCTTAATTGACCTGGGCAAAGTCGATGAGGCTCTGGTCGAAGCTCGCAAAGCTGTCGATCTCGACCAATCTAAGCCAGTCTTTCACGTCAATCTTGGTAATGCTCTCTCTGCCACTGGCGATAACAAAGCCGCTGTAGAAGAGTACAAACTCGCTATCCAGCAAAAGCCTGAATACGAAAACGCTCACTACAATCTCGGTCGCGTGCTCGATTTGATGGGCGATAGCAATGAAGCTGGTAAGGCACTGAGTCAGGCTCTCAGACTCGATCCCGAAGACAGTCGAGTACTCAAAATCCTGGACCATATCGTTAAGTAA
- a CDS encoding 30S ribosomal protein S21, which translates to MSEVRVAEGESIEAALKRFKKKIQKAGILSEIKRRERYEKPSVKRKRKAEAARKRRS; encoded by the coding sequence TTGTCAGAGGTTAGAGTAGCCGAAGGCGAAAGCATCGAAGCAGCACTTAAGCGTTTCAAGAAGAAAATACAAAAGGCCGGCATTTTGTCCGAGATCAAGCGCAGAGAGCGCTATGAAAAGCCCAGCGTAAAGAGAAAGCGCAAAGCTGAAGCCGCCAGAAAGCGCCGCTCCTAA
- a CDS encoding tetratricopeptide repeat protein — MSSILKRSISSTRLGDLLVQAGILTQMQLSEAMRSAQGKRMQIGQVLVMNGLISPRDLQSALEAQSMLRDKSVELTEALRCLKIAYKVGAPFKDILYEYASPKRTQSSKLGELLVESGLVSYEVLARAVEQSNITGLPLGRMLVLHQTISNETLNLVLDLQVRVRDEMSTREEAIAALRAQAGLSPIEGAPAATRETEKPKAPSRKKGLRLGELMVMAGVLTETDVMNALEWGLVNQQTIGKVLISQMLVSQGILDAALELQKLVDKGELTPTRASECLARVHAGGATLEEAVKDVREEQQASASLSFESLLTLANVLSEEELDDAFDTSTKSAAVIGKFLVLTGHLDVPTLQATLRCYQLVGKGLIAQDDAVVTLDYCLHQSPDGPIKFDDALKQLGWTKENGLRLTGEKGEDKAAVAAQASALANVDDVVANVAGAIALESASIAAAPILDAGSAKGAAVVPSDTAGSANADAAASDSAKVGAAGAAGQDKDASKSDSAAAWAAAAAAAATANAITADATTGNAAATTGATTGNAETSSAADSASTAASDSSAATGESDSADKPRKHTTTIQPSDARATRLAPLLKNEGEGGGDLMKGFDPSSDPPSALHRVFERLAHSYFRQGNFPQAQVIYERVLVHRLNQFGPKDVALIGDLTNLAGTLLAQDKYEQAEPFVRRAISITEHNKKDDPLKLAELLNILSNLYMKQDRLDEAEPLIRRCYEIRKSKLLQDHPDQAQTLSDYAKLLRKMHRDAEAEEMYKQSLAIMARIEDAALVAHGEDGDVQEEHKDLA, encoded by the coding sequence GTGTCTTCCATTCTCAAGCGGTCAATATCCAGTACCAGACTTGGCGATCTCCTGGTCCAGGCAGGCATCCTCACCCAGATGCAATTATCAGAAGCAATGCGCTCAGCTCAGGGCAAGCGTATGCAGATTGGTCAAGTGCTGGTGATGAATGGTCTGATTTCACCTCGCGACTTGCAATCAGCTCTGGAAGCACAGTCAATGCTGCGCGACAAATCTGTCGAACTGACTGAAGCCTTGCGTTGTCTCAAAATTGCCTATAAAGTTGGCGCACCGTTTAAAGATATCCTTTACGAATACGCCAGTCCCAAGCGCACCCAGTCTAGCAAGCTTGGTGAATTGCTTGTGGAGTCAGGGCTGGTCTCATATGAGGTGCTTGCTCGCGCTGTGGAGCAAAGCAATATTACTGGTCTGCCCCTTGGTCGCATGCTGGTTTTGCATCAAACCATCAGCAATGAGACACTCAACCTTGTACTCGATTTGCAAGTAAGAGTGCGCGACGAAATGAGCACTCGCGAAGAAGCCATTGCCGCACTCCGCGCTCAAGCAGGACTAAGTCCAATTGAAGGCGCACCCGCTGCCACCAGAGAGACCGAAAAGCCCAAGGCACCATCTCGCAAAAAAGGTCTCAGACTGGGCGAGCTGATGGTCATGGCTGGTGTGCTCACCGAGACCGATGTGATGAATGCTCTCGAATGGGGACTGGTCAACCAGCAAACAATCGGTAAAGTCTTAATCAGCCAGATGCTGGTCAGTCAGGGCATCCTTGATGCTGCTCTCGAGTTGCAAAAGCTTGTCGATAAAGGAGAGCTCACTCCCACAAGAGCGAGCGAATGTCTCGCTCGTGTACACGCTGGTGGTGCCACTCTCGAAGAAGCCGTTAAAGATGTGCGTGAGGAGCAACAAGCTTCTGCCAGTCTATCTTTTGAGTCATTGCTTACTCTCGCCAATGTTCTTTCCGAAGAAGAACTCGACGATGCCTTTGATACTTCTACAAAAAGTGCTGCGGTTATCGGTAAGTTTTTGGTGCTCACAGGACACCTGGATGTACCGACTCTGCAAGCCACTTTGCGCTGCTACCAGCTTGTAGGCAAAGGATTAATTGCCCAGGACGATGCAGTAGTTACTCTCGATTATTGTTTGCACCAGAGTCCAGATGGACCAATAAAATTTGACGATGCGCTCAAACAACTGGGCTGGACCAAAGAGAACGGACTCAGACTAACCGGCGAAAAAGGCGAAGACAAAGCGGCTGTAGCGGCCCAAGCCTCGGCTCTGGCTAATGTCGATGATGTTGTTGCCAATGTCGCCGGGGCAATTGCTCTGGAGTCAGCTAGTATCGCTGCCGCCCCAATACTGGATGCCGGCAGTGCAAAAGGTGCAGCTGTGGTGCCATCTGATACTGCTGGTAGTGCTAACGCTGATGCCGCTGCTAGTGACAGTGCTAAAGTGGGCGCTGCTGGTGCTGCGGGGCAAGACAAAGACGCCTCTAAGTCTGATAGTGCTGCTGCCTGGGCCGCTGCTGCAGCTGCCGCTGCGACGGCTAATGCAATTACCGCTGATGCTACTACCGGCAATGCCGCTGCCACGACTGGTGCTACGACAGGTAATGCTGAGACCAGCTCTGCTGCCGACTCTGCTTCTACTGCTGCTTCAGATTCTTCTGCCGCTACAGGTGAGTCTGACTCGGCTGACAAACCACGCAAACATACCACTACTATTCAGCCTTCTGATGCTCGTGCTACCAGACTGGCTCCCTTGCTTAAAAACGAAGGCGAGGGTGGTGGCGATTTGATGAAGGGCTTTGATCCCTCTTCTGATCCACCAAGCGCTTTACACCGTGTCTTCGAACGCCTTGCTCACAGCTATTTCCGTCAGGGCAACTTCCCTCAGGCTCAAGTTATCTATGAGAGAGTGCTGGTACATAGACTCAATCAGTTTGGACCTAAAGACGTTGCTTTGATTGGTGACTTGACCAACCTTGCTGGCACTCTTTTAGCGCAAGACAAATACGAGCAAGCCGAGCCTTTTGTTCGCCGTGCTATCAGTATCACTGAGCACAACAAAAAAGATGATCCGCTCAAACTGGCTGAGTTGCTCAATATTCTTTCTAACCTATATATGAAGCAAGATAGATTGGACGAAGCTGAGCCACTAATCCGCCGCTGCTACGAGATCCGCAAGTCCAAACTATTACAAGATCATCCAGACCAGGCGCAGACTCTATCTGACTACGCCAAGCTACTGCGCAAGATGCACCGTGATGCCGAAGCCGAAGAGATGTACAAACAGTCTCTGGCCATTATGGCTCGCATCGAAGACGCTGCCTTAGTAGCGCACGGCGAAGATGGCGATGTGCAAGAAGAGCATAAAGATCTAGCCTGA
- a CDS encoding YifB family Mg chelatase-like AAA ATPase: MFACVYSGALSGVDASPIEVEVDCLGGLGQITIVGLPDAAIREACERVRSAIKSCSFLMPPGKKWVVNLAPCDVRKEGSAYDLPIATGILVSTGLIPAEQIATLWFVGELSLSGAVRPVSGILPIALACREAGASGIVVPEGNAEEAALVDGLKVYPVSHLMQVMQLAQNLNSGTVFEGKRREHYLSASLFRANGLDLKEVKGQAHAKRAMEIAAAGRHNLLMVGSPGSGKSMLAERLPGILPPLSYDEAIELTKLFSVAGLLGQKSSIVTDRPFRSPHHSASVVGLVGGGSVPKPGEISLSHLGVLFLDELTEFPRTHLDNLRQPLETQKVTISRAGQTLTYPASFILVAACNPCPCGYLGDPVKSCVCAPSQSLRYWSRLSGPLLDRIDLKVEVARLSETEMAGLTEEESSAAIRQRVLKAVERQSYRNLDRSSTDQFVFNGLLGSRALALHCPLCLEGRKLLAKAVNQYGLSARAHDRILRIARTIADLEGEEDISLAHLAEALRYRLPPRLGR, translated from the coding sequence ATGTTTGCATGTGTCTATAGTGGCGCGCTCTCTGGAGTAGACGCCAGTCCTATTGAAGTAGAGGTAGACTGCCTGGGCGGGCTTGGTCAAATAACCATCGTCGGTCTGCCTGATGCTGCCATACGTGAGGCCTGCGAGCGGGTGCGCTCGGCCATCAAGTCCTGCTCGTTTTTGATGCCTCCCGGTAAGAAGTGGGTAGTCAATCTCGCTCCCTGTGATGTACGCAAGGAGGGCTCAGCCTACGACTTGCCGATTGCCACAGGCATACTTGTCTCCACTGGTCTTATCCCGGCTGAGCAAATCGCTACTCTCTGGTTTGTCGGAGAGTTGTCCTTGAGTGGGGCTGTGCGTCCGGTCTCTGGCATCTTACCAATTGCCCTTGCTTGTCGTGAGGCCGGTGCTAGTGGCATCGTAGTGCCTGAGGGCAATGCTGAGGAGGCGGCCCTTGTGGATGGACTCAAGGTCTATCCGGTATCGCATTTGATGCAGGTGATGCAGCTTGCCCAAAACTTAAATAGCGGCACCGTATTTGAGGGCAAGCGGCGAGAGCATTATCTGTCAGCGTCACTATTTAGAGCCAATGGTCTCGATTTAAAAGAGGTCAAGGGTCAGGCTCATGCCAAGCGTGCCATGGAGATAGCGGCCGCCGGTAGGCATAATCTTTTGATGGTGGGCTCCCCTGGCTCTGGTAAGTCGATGCTGGCTGAGCGTTTGCCCGGTATTTTGCCACCGCTTTCGTATGATGAGGCTATTGAGCTGACCAAATTATTTAGTGTCGCTGGTTTGCTTGGACAAAAGTCCTCGATAGTTACCGATAGACCATTTCGCAGTCCGCACCATTCAGCTAGTGTGGTCGGACTGGTGGGTGGAGGCTCAGTGCCCAAGCCCGGCGAGATCTCACTGAGTCATCTTGGCGTCTTATTTTTAGATGAGTTGACTGAGTTTCCTCGCACTCACCTCGACAACTTGCGTCAACCACTTGAGACGCAAAAGGTGACTATTTCTAGAGCCGGCCAGACCCTTACTTATCCTGCTTCTTTTATCCTGGTGGCTGCTTGTAATCCCTGCCCCTGCGGTTATTTAGGCGATCCGGTCAAGTCTTGCGTCTGCGCGCCATCACAATCACTGCGCTACTGGTCGAGGTTGTCAGGTCCGCTTCTGGATCGTATCGATCTCAAAGTGGAGGTCGCCCGTCTGTCAGAGACCGAGATGGCTGGTCTTACCGAGGAGGAGAGTTCGGCGGCTATTCGCCAGCGTGTCCTTAAGGCTGTGGAGAGGCAGTCTTATCGCAATCTCGATAGGTCGAGTACCGATCAATTCGTCTTCAATGGTCTTTTGGGCAGTCGTGCTCTTGCTCTGCATTGTCCACTTTGTCTGGAGGGACGCAAGCTCCTGGCCAAAGCCGTCAACCAATATGGACTATCGGCTCGGGCCCATGACCGCATATTGCGTATCGCTCGTACCATAGCGGATCTTGAGGGCGAGGAGGATATCAGTCTGGCTCATCTGGCGGAGGCACTTAGATACCGACTGCCGCCTCGATTGGGTCGCTAA
- the aspS gene encoding aspartate--tRNA ligase, which yields MSLKLRRDHLCGQVGIDQVGQTVCLSGWVNVVRDLGGLVFIELRDSSGRVQIVSDPNKNKEAHEAFVGLKNEYVISIKGPVTARPEGTGKTDTISGAIEIYPTEVELLNTAKPLPFQLDQGDKVDEALRLRYRYLDLRRPEMAKNLVMRHQITQAVRRYLDTEGFIEVETPILCKATPEGARDFLVPSRMNHGSWYALPQSPQLFKQTLMVSGVNRYYQVARCFRDEDLRADRQPEFTQIDMEFSFVDEDEVQRVTEGVIKDSFACAGINVQTPFRKLSYADAMGLYGSDKPDLRFGLEFKDLTAFGKKCAFKPFADTAASGGHVKAIVLTGKAEGVSRKQIDTWGDYVKSVGGKGLAWIAYGKEGTRSSGLEKHLSKEEIEEMRLAAKAEQGDMVLIVADKPKAVANVLGRFRLKLGEELGLIDENAHELLWVVDFPLFEYDEEQGRLMAVHHPFTSPHPDDIDKLDNLEAEGENVRARAYDIVYNGVEIGGGSIRIHNQELQSRAFAAIGLDRETAQEKFGFLLEALESGAPPHGGIALGLDRMVMLLCGCKSIRDVIAFPKTQSGACPMTGAPSAASKEQLDELAVLNKPVPVKEDKTAAKAVTPA from the coding sequence GTGAGCCTTAAGCTTCGTCGCGATCATCTTTGTGGACAGGTCGGTATCGATCAGGTTGGACAGACTGTATGTTTGTCTGGTTGGGTCAATGTCGTGCGTGACCTGGGTGGTCTGGTCTTTATTGAATTGCGTGACAGCAGTGGTCGAGTCCAAATTGTTAGCGACCCTAATAAAAATAAAGAAGCACATGAAGCTTTTGTCGGCCTCAAAAATGAGTATGTAATCTCTATCAAAGGTCCAGTTACAGCCCGTCCTGAAGGCACTGGCAAGACCGATACAATAAGCGGCGCCATCGAAATCTATCCTACCGAAGTAGAACTACTTAATACAGCTAAGCCTCTGCCGTTTCAGCTTGATCAAGGCGACAAAGTGGACGAAGCCCTGCGCCTGCGCTACCGCTATCTCGATTTGAGAAGACCGGAGATGGCCAAAAACCTGGTCATGCGTCACCAAATAACTCAGGCTGTGCGCCGTTATCTTGATACCGAAGGCTTTATCGAAGTAGAAACACCAATCCTCTGTAAGGCAACTCCAGAAGGCGCTCGCGACTTTTTGGTGCCAAGCCGCATGAATCATGGCAGCTGGTATGCTCTGCCCCAATCCCCACAGCTGTTTAAGCAAACACTGATGGTAAGTGGCGTTAATCGTTACTATCAAGTCGCTCGTTGTTTTAGAGACGAAGATTTGCGCGCTGATAGACAGCCCGAGTTTACACAGATAGATATGGAGTTTAGCTTTGTCGATGAAGACGAAGTGCAACGCGTTACCGAAGGTGTTATCAAAGATAGCTTTGCCTGCGCTGGCATCAATGTGCAAACACCTTTTCGCAAACTGAGCTACGCCGATGCCATGGGTCTTTATGGCAGCGACAAACCAGACCTTAGATTTGGTCTGGAGTTTAAAGACCTCACTGCCTTTGGTAAGAAGTGCGCTTTCAAGCCTTTTGCCGACACCGCCGCAAGTGGTGGCCATGTCAAAGCCATTGTCCTCACCGGTAAAGCCGAAGGTGTCTCGCGCAAGCAAATCGACACCTGGGGCGATTATGTTAAGTCAGTGGGTGGCAAAGGGCTCGCCTGGATTGCTTATGGCAAAGAGGGCACCCGCTCTTCTGGCCTCGAAAAACATCTGAGCAAAGAAGAAATCGAAGAAATGCGCCTCGCCGCTAAGGCTGAGCAAGGCGACATGGTCTTGATTGTGGCCGATAAGCCCAAAGCTGTAGCCAATGTACTTGGTCGCTTCCGCCTCAAACTCGGTGAAGAGCTTGGTTTGATTGACGAAAACGCTCATGAGCTGCTCTGGGTCGTGGACTTCCCGCTCTTTGAATACGATGAAGAGCAAGGTCGTCTGATGGCCGTCCACCATCCTTTTACAAGCCCACATCCTGACGATATCGACAAGCTCGATAACCTCGAAGCCGAAGGCGAAAACGTCCGCGCTAGAGCCTATGACATCGTCTATAACGGTGTTGAAATCGGTGGTGGCTCTATCCGTATCCACAACCAGGAATTACAGTCGAGAGCCTTTGCTGCCATTGGTCTGGATAGAGAAACAGCTCAAGAAAAATTCGGCTTCTTATTGGAAGCTCTTGAGTCTGGCGCACCTCCCCACGGCGGTATAGCTCTTGGTCTGGATCGTATGGTGATGTTGCTTTGCGGCTGCAAGTCCATCAGAGACGTCATTGCCTTTCCCAAGACTCAATCTGGCGCTTGCCCGATGACCGGCGCACCATCGGCGGCATCAAAAGAGCAGCTCGATGAGCTGGCGGTACTCAATAAGCCTGTACCTGTCAAAGAAGACAAAACTGCCGCTAAGGCCGTCACCCCGGCTTGA
- a CDS encoding Rrf2 family transcriptional regulator yields MISQTAEYALRAMVFLAMQKSAVTSQDIAATTKVPPGYLSKLMQQLVKSKLVNSQRGIGGGFVLSRKPAEISILDVVNAVDPIERITTCPLDIKSHGLNLCPLHKRLSAAAHQVELAFAQSNLAELVDEAASPLCTSVPLAN; encoded by the coding sequence GTGATTTCCCAAACAGCCGAGTATGCACTCAGAGCAATGGTGTTTTTAGCTATGCAAAAATCGGCTGTGACAAGTCAGGATATTGCCGCTACCACCAAAGTGCCGCCCGGTTATTTGAGCAAACTGATGCAACAGTTAGTCAAAAGCAAACTGGTCAATTCGCAGCGCGGCATCGGCGGTGGCTTTGTGCTATCGCGCAAACCTGCTGAGATTTCCATCCTTGATGTAGTCAATGCCGTCGACCCGATAGAGCGCATCACCACTTGCCCACTCGATATCAAATCGCACGGACTCAATCTCTGCCCGCTGCACAAGCGACTCTCTGCTGCCGCCCATCAGGTTGAGTTAGCATTTGCTCAATCAAATCTAGCAGAGTTAGTGGACGAAGCAGCAAGCCCACTTTGCACTAGCGTACCGCTAGCCAACTAA